In Candidatus Sulfotelmatobacter sp., one DNA window encodes the following:
- a CDS encoding VOC family protein translates to MKLEGIHHVTCITGDVLLNVDFYTRVLGLRLVGKSVNQDDPLVYHVFYSDERGDPGADITFFEYRGSAPGRAGAGMIHRVAWRVGAADSLAFWERRLASEGASPRREGDSLLFRDPEGLEHQLVVDASHDPPLIAEHPDIPREHALIGFDGVRAYARNAERSRDLLERVLGAASRSGTSWELRGAKRGSWFAFDPAPGPGRPGAGTVHHVAWGTSMAEHPRWHEHLLAAGVHATPVIDRHFFHSIYFREPNGVLFEIADDGPGFAGGGSIEELGRRLILPPWFEDQREEIEAGLTPIPDPRATWARKA, encoded by the coding sequence ATGAAGCTCGAAGGTATCCACCACGTCACCTGCATCACCGGCGATGTCCTGCTCAACGTCGATTTCTACACCCGCGTGCTCGGCCTGCGTCTGGTGGGCAAGAGCGTCAATCAGGACGACCCGCTGGTCTACCACGTCTTCTACTCCGACGAGCGCGGCGATCCCGGCGCCGACATCACGTTCTTCGAGTACCGCGGCTCGGCGCCGGGACGCGCGGGCGCCGGAATGATCCATCGCGTGGCGTGGCGCGTCGGCGCGGCAGATTCGCTGGCGTTCTGGGAGCGCCGGCTCGCGAGCGAAGGCGCCTCACCACGGCGCGAAGGGGACAGCCTGCTGTTCCGCGACCCCGAAGGGCTCGAACACCAGCTGGTGGTGGATGCCAGCCACGATCCGCCGCTGATCGCCGAGCATCCCGACATTCCGCGCGAGCATGCGCTGATCGGCTTCGACGGGGTACGCGCCTACGCCCGCAACGCCGAGCGCAGCCGCGATCTGCTGGAGCGCGTGCTGGGGGCTGCGTCGCGATCGGGCACTTCGTGGGAACTGCGTGGCGCGAAGCGCGGCAGCTGGTTCGCCTTCGATCCCGCACCGGGGCCGGGCCGGCCGGGCGCCGGCACGGTTCACCACGTGGCGTGGGGCACGAGCATGGCCGAGCATCCGCGCTGGCATGAACACCTGCTCGCGGCGGGAGTCCATGCGACGCCGGTGATCGACCGCCACTTCTTCCACTCCATCTACTTCAGAGAGCCCAACGGAGTGCTGTTCGAGATCGCCGACGACGGGCCCGGCTTCGCAGGTGGCGGCTCGATCGAGGAGCTGGGGCGCAGGCTGATCCTGCCACCGTGGTTCGAGGACCAACGTGAAGAGATCGAGGCGGGGCTAACGCCCATCCCCGACCCGCGCGCGACCTGGGCGCGAAAGGCCTAG
- a CDS encoding GlsB/YeaQ/YmgE family stress response membrane protein, with translation MFALLWTCVVGLVVGALAKLIMPGKDPSPWWVTMLLGIGGALVANFLGRMIGWYKEGEGAGFIAATLGAVLILWIYRMIKGRQGGGSAAK, from the coding sequence ATGTTCGCTCTGCTTTGGACCTGCGTGGTCGGTCTGGTGGTGGGTGCGCTCGCCAAGCTCATCATGCCCGGCAAGGATCCCAGCCCCTGGTGGGTGACGATGCTGCTCGGGATCGGCGGTGCGCTGGTCGCCAATTTCCTCGGTCGGATGATTGGATGGTACAAAGAAGGCGAGGGCGCCGGATTCATCGCCGCGACACTGGGCGCGGTGCTGATCCTGTGGATCTATCGCATGATCAAGGGCCGCCAGGGCGGCGGCTCCGCGGCCAAGTAG